From Solanum lycopersicum chromosome 4, SLM_r2.1:
AGGATCGAGTAATCAAGAACATGAAAAAGTTGAGTTGAAGCCTAGGAGCGGAGCTATGACACATATTGTTTCATTTTGAGCATTTTATGCTTTTCCTCCTTCCACACTATTTATGTTACATATAAGTTGAAGTGCATCAGCTGTCCACTGTGTCGATGAGGAATTATGTAGCAATTCATTAGGTAGAGACGGAAACAGTTGATGAAGATAAATAATCCAGTGATTAGGGGAGGTGTATTGTCTAGTAGTTACCTTCCTCCACCTCCAACAATAAGGTTGAGATTCAAGTAGCAAAGTGGGAAAGGACCATTTTTTCGGCTCCTGGTAGGAGAGTTTGGGGGTTGTGGTTTtacaatatcaaaaaatttacagaaaaaagaaaggaaaaagattAAATCACCTTTATTGTATGTAGAAGCTTGCAATCAATTGTTTGTATGATACAATAAGAGAGGATGTTGTCTTGAATCTTGAACTATTTGTCTTAGTAATTCCATGATTGTTCTCGTGTAATTTGCATCTCGGAGTACCATTAGTTGATGTGCTTCACATGGTTGATTAAACTTTTACCTCTGTTGTTTCGTCTTTATTCTGACTTTCTAAGCTTAATGTTCCCGAACTTGTAATGTGGCTTTCAGAATGGAGATATCAGGATTTATTCTAAACTTGAATAGCCCGTATTGGTTCTATAGGCTAGACCGATGAACCATTGACagaatcacaattttttttcattttcaatattcCAAAGTATATACTGGTTGCCCTTCTGCTTATATTTTAGAAACTCTCTCTCTGAGGTAATAAGCTTTAAATGACATTCTTCTTGCTtttatcaaaaagaatattGACTACTTTAAATAGAGATGTACTTGCTTCCTTGCTCTTACAAGTTACGGGTCTCAGTGATCTGGTATAATATCTTAGTTAACTTTTATAGATTGTTAATAGTTGAAATAAGAATTACGATCTTTTAAAGACATGAATTTGGAAAAGGTTTCAGTTTTGAGATGTATTGTACGTGTTCTAATCCCAGATATCTCTTTTGCTGTCTCTATGATGGTGGCTTTCGGTTGAGTAGCATATGTTTAAATCTGTTAGGAATGAACTGCAAGTCGACGATATTCTGTATGATGGACTCAACTTTGTTTATTCGTAACATAATTGGGAATAATTTCCGAAGCTGAATGTGTTAACATACAATACTTTTTTGCAGGTGTATTGTTTAGATCATCGAAGCTATATTAGACATCAGTGTCCAACGGCTAACAAGAATAATGTTACAGTGGTCATTTGCCCCCTCTGTGCAAAAGGGGTACGCCTAAATCCTGTCGAAGACCCAAATATAACTTGGGAATCGCATGTGAACACCGAGTGTGATCCATCGAACTATGAGAAAgccacaaagaaaaaaaaatgtcctGTGCCTCGCTGCAAAGAGCTTTTGACTTTCTCCAACACAATCAAATGTCGGGATTGTACTATCGATCATTGCTTGAAGCACCGGTTTGGACCTGATCACAGCTGTGCAGGACCTAAGAAACCAGAAGCTACTTTCCAGTTCATGAACTTTCTGAATGGAAGTAAAGAGGATTCGAAGAAAGCTCAGCCCACGACGACCTCAAGGTGGACCACGAGCCTTTTAAAGGTAGTATCATCTGTAAAGGAAAAGTTCAACAACGAATTTAATCAACCACAGCAGATGGGGCAAAGCAGCCGCGCCACCAACCATAGTGTTACTAACAACAGCAGTCAAGTAGAGCCATGCCCACAATGTCATCTGAGATTTTCTACAGTCAGAGCTCTCATCGACCACGTGCAGAAAGTACACGAAAAGAATGGTGTTATGAACATGACAATCGATGTCTGCCCGAGGTGTAGTAAAGGTTTTCGAGATCCTGTTGCCCTTGTGGAACATGTTGAAAGGGAACATAAAGGAAGTTCTATGTAAAGAAGCAAACAACAACGGATGTATACAAACCTTACTCCTACTTTTGCGAGGGTAGAAAGGCtgtttccattttttttctatgtaAAGAAGCAAAAGTACATAATATCTTTatcttgttaattatttttcagaaaaaaagtCTACTCATTCTTACAAGATTTACATGTGATTTTGAGGTTGATTGAAGATCAATATGActtgatttttttctctctGTTGTCTTTCATTATCTTCTCTTTCACTATACAtccaaattaacatatatattGAATCGAGGGTCtatcgaaaatatttttctatcttCTCAAGTTAGGGATAAAGTCTGTGTACGTTACACTAGTGATTTACCATTTGTAGACAACATTACCTATATATAATAAGTTTTGTGATAATCCAGCTCTTTCTTACAATGCAAGTTATTTGTTTAGATTAATAATGAGCAATAATCATCTATCTGCTCCTAACTAccattataattattgttagtATACTTAATTTAAGATTTTAAGTTTTTAGTCTTATAATAATCTCAAGTTAATATACACATTAATAATTGGTTTACAATCAAACATTTATAGGTATTTAGTAAAGTTTTTAATGCATAACGGACAAAAATTATTGAGTTTACGTGAAtccatatattttataaaatactcAAGTAAAAAGAAAGTAATATGCTTATGAGTATTAGTTCTATCA
This genomic window contains:
- the SAP13 gene encoding stress-associated protein 13, which encodes MGTPEFPNLGKHCSVEDCRQIDFLPFTCDCCFKVYCLDHRSYIRHQCPTANKNNVTVVICPLCAKGVRLNPVEDPNITWESHVNTECDPSNYEKATKKKKCPVPRCKELLTFSNTIKCRDCTIDHCLKHRFGPDHSCAGPKKPEATFQFMNFLNGSKEDSKKAQPTTTSRWTTSLLKVVSSVKEKFNNEFNQPQQMGQSSRATNHSVTNNSSQVEPCPQCHLRFSTVRALIDHVQKVHEKNGVMNMTIDVCPRCSKGFRDPVALVEHVEREHKGSSM